A portion of the Paenibacillus hamazuiensis genome contains these proteins:
- a CDS encoding FecCD family ABC transporter permease — protein MDIQQRSFRRKLTVILTPIFLVSAFLYGLTYGSVPISLHDIWTVFTADGQPFQEKIIMNLRLPRVLVGLLTGACLAASGALLQGVMKNPLADPGIIGVSAGGGLAAVISMIVFPELSYLLPMMAFLGSFLTSIVIYSLAWDKGASPLKIILAGVAVNALLGAVTSGIMVIFSDRVQAVLPWLAGGLSGRSWHHLGFMAPYALVGLCLTAFAAKPSNLLLLGDDSAKLLGQNVELQRFLLILLSSLLAGAAVSAAGLVGFVGLVVPHAIRLLTGEDYRFLLPLSIPAGAALVVLADTIARSWFDPIELPVGILLAGLGAPFFLFLLKKRGIMP, from the coding sequence ATGGATATTCAGCAGCGAAGCTTCAGAAGAAAACTGACCGTCATTTTGACGCCTATTTTTCTTGTTTCTGCTTTCCTGTACGGTCTTACCTACGGCTCTGTCCCGATATCGCTTCATGATATATGGACCGTCTTCACGGCCGACGGGCAGCCGTTTCAAGAAAAAATTATTATGAATTTACGGCTGCCCAGAGTATTGGTCGGACTGCTGACCGGGGCATGCCTCGCGGCTTCCGGCGCTTTGCTGCAAGGCGTGATGAAAAATCCTTTGGCCGACCCCGGCATCATTGGAGTATCGGCCGGCGGCGGTTTGGCCGCCGTCATCTCGATGATTGTATTTCCCGAGCTCAGCTATCTGCTCCCGATGATGGCGTTTTTGGGTTCATTTCTCACTTCAATTGTTATTTACTCGCTGGCTTGGGATAAAGGAGCCTCGCCTTTAAAAATCATATTGGCCGGAGTTGCCGTCAACGCTTTACTTGGCGCGGTTACAAGCGGGATTATGGTCATATTCAGCGACCGGGTGCAGGCTGTGCTGCCTTGGCTGGCCGGCGGGCTCAGCGGTCGGAGCTGGCATCATCTCGGATTTATGGCCCCCTATGCCCTTGTCGGACTTTGTTTGACCGCATTTGCGGCGAAGCCTTCGAATCTTCTGCTCCTGGGCGACGATTCAGCCAAGCTGCTCGGCCAGAACGTTGAGCTTCAACGGTTTCTTCTTATATTATTGTCATCGTTGCTCGCTGGCGCTGCTGTCAGCGCAGCCGGCTTGGTCGGATTTGTCGGATTGGTGGTACCGCATGCGATCCGGCTGCTGACCGGCGAAGATTACCGCTTCCTGCTTCCGCTATCCATACCTGCAGGTGCCGCTCTTGTCGTGCTGGCCGACACCATAGCCCGTTCATGGTTCGATCCGATCGAGCTTCCCGTCGGCATTCTGCTGGCCGGACTAGGCGCGCCGTTTTTCCTATTTTTATTGAAGAAACGGGGAATCATGCCATGA